Proteins from a genomic interval of Ghiorsea bivora:
- a CDS encoding alpha/beta fold hydrolase translates to MSLLPNIIFLHGWGQSAQIWHQQVKHFSPLTRTYAINLPGHGGACDITQEQWISHLTREVEHHINTHQQPTILVGWSLGGQLALTLQAALQDKLAGLALVSTTPTFRQQRDWLHGCSDEVWQEFEQASQQQTPKLMQRFFQMMLYGDKLSRKDMQNIAKTAVHKEYPPTKQGLTTGLNLLSDLDNRAFLGDIQLPTLVIHGAQDVIVPTKAGQYLAAHIPNTQLQIFEDCGHAPFLTHHVAFNQLLESWWKNLSM, encoded by the coding sequence ATGTCTTTACTACCCAATATCATCTTTCTTCACGGCTGGGGGCAGTCTGCACAAATTTGGCATCAGCAGGTGAAACATTTCTCACCTTTAACTCGAACTTATGCCATCAACCTACCTGGGCATGGTGGCGCTTGTGATATAACACAAGAACAATGGATTTCGCATTTAACCCGTGAAGTTGAGCACCATATCAACACACACCAACAACCCACGATTCTTGTGGGCTGGTCGCTTGGCGGGCAACTCGCTTTGACTTTGCAAGCTGCATTGCAGGATAAACTTGCAGGGCTGGCATTGGTTTCGACCACGCCAACATTTAGGCAACAACGCGATTGGTTACACGGTTGCAGCGATGAAGTCTGGCAAGAATTTGAGCAAGCAAGCCAACAACAAACACCCAAACTCATGCAACGTTTTTTTCAAATGATGCTGTATGGCGACAAACTTAGTCGAAAAGATATGCAGAATATCGCCAAAACAGCCGTCCACAAAGAGTATCCACCCACAAAGCAAGGTTTAACAACAGGTTTAAACCTGTTGTCTGACTTGGATAATCGCGCATTTTTGGGCGATATACAACTGCCCACATTGGTTATCCACGGTGCACAAGATGTCATTGTGCCAACAAAAGCAGGGCAATATTTGGCAGCGCATATCCCCAATACCCAGCTACAAATATTTGAAGACTGTGGACATGCGCCATTTCTCACCCATCATGTCGCCTTCAATCAATTATTGGAGTCATGGTGGAAGAATTTATCAATGTAA
- the bioC gene encoding malonyl-ACP O-methyltransferase BioC, producing the protein MVEEFINVNNVRRAFSGATSSYDDHAELQREIGRRLLAHLDFTKLQPQSILDIGCGTGFFTRLLAEKYKKAHIYASDISETMVCHTKQQFPRRMPWQRKYHHAVSDAVALPFKKASFDLVTSNLAMQWVPEAQAMMQEMRRVLKPGGLILFSTFGRRTLSELKQTLAHINPEHTSSVLPFADVMSLGNSLGECAVEDHVTDSDLFTLTYPNTMGLVRELKGIGASASAIQGRSGGLYGRALLRDIEAYYSEHFQHEDGRIHATFEALYAQAWYKDVGYADRDNIIPIQVA; encoded by the coding sequence ATGGTGGAAGAATTTATCAATGTAAATAATGTGCGCCGCGCGTTTTCTGGCGCAACAAGCAGTTATGATGACCACGCCGAATTGCAACGTGAAATCGGGCGGCGTTTATTGGCACATCTCGACTTCACCAAACTTCAACCCCAATCCATTTTGGACATTGGCTGTGGCACAGGTTTTTTCACCCGTTTATTGGCTGAAAAATACAAAAAAGCACATATTTATGCTTCCGATATTTCAGAAACCATGGTTTGCCATACCAAACAACAATTCCCCAGACGTATGCCTTGGCAACGTAAATACCACCATGCAGTTAGTGATGCCGTCGCTCTACCTTTTAAAAAGGCATCCTTTGATTTGGTCACATCCAACCTTGCTATGCAATGGGTGCCTGAAGCCCAAGCCATGATGCAAGAAATGCGCCGTGTGCTCAAACCAGGTGGGTTGATTTTATTCTCCACCTTTGGGCGCAGAACATTAAGCGAACTCAAACAAACCCTTGCCCATATCAACCCTGAACATACCAGCTCTGTATTGCCTTTTGCTGATGTGATGAGCTTGGGCAATAGCCTTGGTGAATGCGCCGTAGAAGACCATGTGACCGACTCTGATTTATTCACTCTCACCTACCCCAACACCATGGGTTTGGTGCGTGAACTTAAAGGCATTGGTGCATCCGCATCTGCCATCCAAGGGCGCAGCGGTGGTTTGTATGGCAGAGCCTTATTGCGTGATATTGAGGCTTATTATAGTGAGCATTTTCAACATGAAGATGGGCGTATTCATGCTACATTTGAAGCTTTGTATGCCCAAGCTTGGTACAAAGATGTGGGATATGCTGACCG